One genomic window of Cannabis sativa cultivar Pink pepper isolate KNU-18-1 chromosome 2, ASM2916894v1, whole genome shotgun sequence includes the following:
- the LOC115719176 gene encoding FHA domain-containing protein DDL — translation MGRNIRHSESPIRGRSPPRRRSPSRRERSPTRHRSSHKGGSPIKEKPRRDVRRSISPVPHSQSRSPSPRTKRLRRAQAGSDERGHEINHGRESERGAHKDRGQEKEIGRERKERWSERDDLDSKPLRSRHGNASSPLKRNQRSRHRSYSPQPSGENKNQEREKVNEGSQERKNGRRSNRATGERRQDIDIESMRTERRSRRDDNDHKSLKSKDGISTSPSSWHHRNKNKSDSPQPVAGARDEEPTIKESEERDNEDDSVSKMKVAEDALAAKQKEKPSFELSGKLAAETNRVRGITLLFNEPPDARKPDVRWRLYVFKNGEALNEPLYIHRQSCYLFGRERRVADVPTDHPSCSKQHAVIQFRQVEKEKPDGTLTKQVKPYVMDLGSTNKTFLNDVAIESERYYELHEKDTIKFGNSSREYVLLHENSAQ, via the exons ATGGGACGTAATATACGCCATTCCGAATCTCCTATTAGGGGTAGAAGTCCTCCTCGTAGGAGGAGTCCATCACGGAGGGAGAGATCACCGACACGGCATAGGAGCTCCCATAAGGGTGGCTCTCCAATTAAAGAGAAACCTCGACGTGATGTTAGAAGATCAATATCGCCTGTTCCTCATTCTCAATCACGGTCCCCTTCTCCACGAACGAAAAGGTTGAGGAGAGCACAAGCTGGAAGTGATGAGAGAggacatgaaataaatcatggtAGAGAAAGTGAAAGGGGTGCACATAAGGACAGGGGTCAAGAAAAAGAAATTGGGAGAGAGAGGAAGGAGAGATGGTCAGAAAGAGATGACCTCGATAGTAAACCTTTAAGATCAAGGCATGGTAATGCTTCTTCTCCTTTGAAACGTAACCAAAGGAGTAGACATAGATCTTACTCACCTCAACCATCTGGCGAAAACAAAAATCAGGAGAGGGAGAAAGTAAATGAGGGAAGCCAAGAGAGGAAAAATGGTAGAAGAAGTAATAGAGCTACAGGGGAAAGACGACAAGATATAGATATAGAGAGCATGAGAACAGAGAGAAGATCTAGGAGAGATGATAATGATCACAAGTCTTTAAAATCAAAAGATGGAATTTCTACATCTCCATCTAGTTGGCATCACAGGAACAAAAACAAATCTGACTCTCCTCAGCCAGTTGCTGGAGCTCGTGATGAG GAGCCAACTATAAAAGAATCTGAAGAAAG GGATAATGAAGATGACTCCGTCTCTAAAATGAAAGTTGCTGAGGATGCGCTAGCAGCAAAACAGAAG GAGAAACCTTCATTTGAGCTTTCAGGGAAGCTCGCCGCAGAAACTAATAGAGTCAGAG GTATAACATTGTTGTTCAATGAACCCCCAGACGCAAGGAAACCTGATGTAAGGTGGCGGCTTTATGTTTTCAAGAATGGTGAAGCTCTCAATG AACCCTTGTACATACACCGTCAAAGCTGCTACCTTTTTGGGAGAGAAAGAAGGGTGGCAGATGTTCCTACTGACCACCCATCCTGCAGCAAGCAACATGCTGTTATACAATTTCG GCAAGTAGAGAAGGAGAAACCTGATGGTACTCTAACAAAGCAAGTAAA GCCTTATGTAATGGATCTTGGAAGCACCAACAAAACTTTTCTCAAT GATGTTGCCATTGAATCTGAACGTTATTATGAGCTTCACGAAAAAGATACCATTAAGTTTGGCAACAGTAG CCGAGAGTATGTGCTATTGCATGAGAACTCAGCCCAATGA